From the unidentified bacterial endosymbiont genome, one window contains:
- the hpxK gene encoding allantoate amidohydrolase: MNPAAKRVMARADALAAISETPDTLTRVYLSTQHLQANQLVGQWMRQAGMTVWQDSVGNICGRYEGLRAGAPAVLLGSHLDTVRNAGRYDGMLGVLSAIEVVDSLHQQGLHLAQAIEIVGFGDEEGTRFGITLLGSRGLTGTWPESWLEKCDASGISVAQAMAQRGMDPAHVPHAARHQKDFSAYLELHIEQGPCLEQEDLALGVVDAINGARRLNCRFIGEAGHAGTVPMAHRKDALAAAAEWMVAVEKSTQQHAGNLVATVGAVHCLPGAVNVIPGEAALSLDIRGPQDGPLERLLDELLASAQAITARRGLSFSAETFYRIAATPCDARLQSLLGEAVISVQGRTLSLPSGAGHDAIAIAERWPVGMLFVRCRGGISHHPAESVMAEDVALAIKAFGRAVCRLANGMANLPAGKC; encoded by the coding sequence ATGAACCCGGCGGCAAAGCGCGTGATGGCGCGCGCGGATGCGCTGGCCGCCATCAGTGAAACCCCGGATACCCTGACGCGCGTGTATCTTTCAACACAGCATCTGCAGGCCAACCAGCTGGTCGGGCAGTGGATGAGGCAGGCCGGGATGACCGTCTGGCAGGATAGCGTGGGGAATATTTGCGGTCGCTATGAAGGCCTCCGGGCGGGCGCTCCGGCAGTGCTGCTTGGCTCGCATCTGGATACCGTGCGCAATGCCGGCCGGTACGACGGCATGCTCGGCGTGCTTAGCGCCATTGAGGTGGTGGACAGCCTTCATCAACAGGGGCTGCATCTGGCACAGGCTATCGAAATTGTCGGTTTTGGTGATGAAGAGGGTACTCGCTTCGGCATTACTCTACTGGGAAGCCGCGGTCTGACCGGCACCTGGCCTGAGAGCTGGCTGGAAAAATGCGATGCCAGTGGCATCAGCGTGGCGCAGGCAATGGCGCAGAGGGGCATGGATCCTGCCCACGTTCCGCATGCCGCGCGCCATCAGAAGGATTTCAGCGCCTATCTGGAACTGCATATTGAGCAGGGGCCGTGTCTGGAACAGGAGGATTTGGCTTTAGGCGTCGTGGACGCCATTAACGGCGCGCGCCGCCTGAACTGCCGATTTATCGGCGAGGCGGGGCATGCCGGAACCGTACCCATGGCGCACCGTAAGGATGCCCTGGCCGCTGCCGCCGAGTGGATGGTGGCTGTTGAGAAGAGTACGCAGCAACACGCGGGCAACCTGGTGGCGACGGTGGGAGCCGTGCACTGCCTGCCCGGTGCGGTAAACGTGATCCCCGGCGAGGCCGCGCTTTCGCTGGATATTCGTGGTCCGCAGGATGGCCCGCTGGAGCGGTTGCTCGACGAACTGTTGGCGAGTGCGCAGGCCATTACCGCACGTCGCGGGCTGAGTTTCAGCGCCGAGACCTTTTATCGTATTGCCGCCACCCCTTGCGATGCGCGCCTGCAGAGTTTGCTGGGCGAGGCGGTGATCTCGGTACAAGGGCGCACGTTATCGCTGCCCAGCGGAGCGGGACACGATGCGATAGCGATAGCGGAGCGCTGGCCGGTGGGCATGCTGTTTGTGCGCTGCAGGGGGGGCATCAGCCACCATCCGGCGGAGTCGGTCATGGCGGAGGATGTGGCGCTGGCGATTAAGGCGTTCGGGCGGGCGGTGTGCCGGCTGGCTAACGGAATGGCTAATCTTCCCGCCGGGAAATGTTAA
- a CDS encoding response regulator transcription factor, with translation MISILLVDDHPAICFALKVLLEKQGDMVVSTSTGENLLAQLHQLRPQLLILDLELKHADGLDLLPRIKLHYPHLNILIFTSQSAGIYALRTLQAGAQGFMNKNMPLENVEPLCRLIMAGYQCFPEGTLFKAASVSNNSDAHEALSGRFSDREIAVLNYFRQGKTNKEIADLLMLSNKTISTYKARMLQKCGCDELSQLISLVFKEGDNEDP, from the coding sequence ATGATTTCCATTTTGCTCGTGGACGATCATCCGGCAATCTGTTTTGCACTGAAGGTGCTGCTTGAAAAGCAGGGTGATATGGTCGTCAGCACCTCTACCGGGGAAAACCTGCTGGCACAGTTGCATCAACTCCGTCCGCAATTACTGATTCTGGATCTCGAACTAAAGCATGCGGACGGCCTGGACCTGTTGCCGCGAATTAAGCTGCACTATCCGCACCTTAACATCCTGATCTTTACCAGCCAGTCTGCAGGTATTTATGCCCTGCGGACGCTTCAGGCCGGGGCGCAGGGATTTATGAATAAAAATATGCCGCTGGAAAACGTCGAGCCGCTGTGTCGGTTAATTATGGCCGGTTATCAATGTTTTCCGGAAGGGACGCTGTTCAAGGCTGCCAGCGTCAGTAATAACAGCGACGCGCACGAAGCGCTGTCAGGCCGTTTTTCCGATCGCGAAATCGCCGTGCTCAACTATTTCAGGCAAGGTAAGACCAACAAAGAGATTGCCGATCTGCTGATGCTGAGCAACAAGACTATCAGCACCTATAAAGCCCGGATGCTGCAAAAATGCGGCTGCGACGAACTCAGCCAGCTTATCTCCCTGGTGTTTAAAGAGGGCGATAATGAGGATCCTTAG
- a CDS encoding transporter substrate-binding domain-containing protein, translating to MKKLLIALAGAACLFTLAPAKADQLQDIEKRGTLRIAVPQDFPPFGSVGTDLQPQGYDIDMARYLATQMKLTLQLVPVTSANRVPYLQTDKVDLVISSLGKNPEREKVIDFSRAYAPFFLGVFGPKGAELQDAAALSGKTIGVTRGAVEDMVLTSLVPKDADVKRYEDNNTTLSAYLSGQVQYVATGNLVVAAISRQNAAKAPVASFMLKDSPCFIGLKKNEPALKAKVDALIAQGIQDGTLNGLSERWMKAPLPASFGV from the coding sequence ATGAAAAAACTGTTGATTGCACTGGCCGGGGCCGCTTGTTTGTTCACTCTGGCGCCCGCAAAGGCAGACCAGCTTCAGGATATCGAGAAACGCGGCACTCTGCGTATTGCCGTCCCGCAGGATTTCCCGCCGTTTGGCTCGGTGGGGACCGATCTGCAGCCGCAGGGTTACGACATCGATATGGCGCGTTACCTGGCGACGCAGATGAAGCTCACGTTGCAGCTGGTGCCGGTCACCAGCGCTAATCGCGTGCCCTACCTGCAGACCGATAAAGTGGACCTGGTTATTTCAAGCCTCGGTAAAAACCCCGAGCGCGAAAAGGTGATCGATTTTAGTCGCGCCTATGCCCCGTTCTTCCTCGGCGTGTTTGGCCCAAAAGGGGCTGAACTGCAAGACGCCGCCGCGCTGAGCGGCAAAACCATCGGCGTGACGCGCGGCGCGGTGGAGGACATGGTGCTGACCAGCCTCGTACCGAAAGACGCCGACGTGAAACGCTATGAAGACAACAACACCACGCTGTCTGCTTACCTGTCCGGCCAGGTACAGTACGTGGCGACCGGCAACCTCGTGGTGGCGGCCATTTCGCGGCAGAACGCGGCTAAAGCGCCGGTTGCGAGCTTTATGCTGAAAGACTCGCCGTGCTTTATCGGCCTGAAGAAGAACGAACCGGCGCTGAAGGCGAAAGTGGACGCGCTGATTGCGCAGGGGATTCAGGATGGCACCCTGAACGGCCTGTCTGAACGCTGGATGAAGGCACCGTTGCCGGCAAGCTTTGGCGTATAA
- a CDS encoding amino acid ABC transporter permease, which produces MTTFTDWDILRNLLLAARWTVLLSLVAFVGGAVVMLPLLLLRLTGGRTVKRIIRGYIELFQGTPLLMQLFLAFFGVALLGIDVSPWTAASVALTFYTSAFLLDIGYGSLRALPKGQWEASRCLGLSFGQTLFRVVVPQALRIAIAPTVGFAVQVIKGTALASIIGFIELTKAGTMLTNVTYQPFKVFALVALGYFILCYPLSRYSRYLETKCNASHHH; this is translated from the coding sequence ATGACCACCTTTACCGACTGGGACATTCTTCGCAACCTGCTGCTGGCCGCACGCTGGACGGTACTGCTGTCGCTGGTGGCGTTTGTCGGCGGCGCGGTGGTGATGCTGCCCTTGCTGCTGTTGCGTCTGACGGGCGGGCGTACGGTGAAGCGCATTATCCGCGGCTACATTGAGCTGTTTCAGGGTACGCCACTGCTGATGCAACTGTTCCTGGCCTTTTTCGGCGTGGCGTTGCTGGGCATTGACGTTTCACCGTGGACCGCAGCTTCAGTGGCGCTCACCTTCTATACCAGTGCCTTTTTGCTCGATATCGGCTATGGCAGCCTTCGTGCGCTGCCAAAAGGGCAGTGGGAAGCCTCGCGCTGCCTGGGGCTGAGCTTTGGTCAGACCTTGTTTCGGGTGGTAGTGCCTCAGGCGCTACGCATCGCCATTGCCCCGACGGTCGGCTTTGCCGTACAGGTTATTAAAGGCACCGCGCTGGCGTCGATCATCGGGTTTATTGAGCTAACCAAAGCCGGAACCATGCTCACCAACGTGACCTACCAGCCGTTTAAAGTCTTTGCGCTGGTAGCGCTGGGCTACTTCATTCTGTGTTATCCGCTGTCGCGTTACAGCCGCTATCTGGAGACGAAATGTAATGCCTCTCATCACCATTAA
- a CDS encoding amino acid ABC transporter ATP-binding protein, translating to MPLITINQVQKYYGDNHVLKGVDLDIDMGQVISIIGRSGSGKSTLLRCINGLEGYQDGSIKLGGMTITERDSQAREISRSVGMVFQSFNLFPHMTALENVMLAPRRVLKKSAAECRELAQRMLEKVGLGDRLEYFPSSLSGGQQQRVAIARALAMSPKVLLCDEITSALDPELVGEVLKVLEQLAAEGMTLILVTHEMNFAREVGDRVVFMHQGKVWEQGDSKTLFANPQTTELKQFISSVRGLNV from the coding sequence ATGCCTCTCATCACCATTAATCAGGTGCAAAAGTACTACGGCGATAACCACGTGCTTAAAGGCGTGGATCTGGATATCGACATGGGCCAGGTGATTTCGATTATCGGGCGCAGCGGATCGGGTAAGAGCACCCTGTTGCGCTGCATCAACGGTCTGGAAGGGTACCAGGACGGCAGCATCAAGCTCGGCGGCATGACCATCACCGAGCGGGATTCTCAGGCGCGGGAGATCAGCCGCTCGGTCGGCATGGTATTCCAGAGCTTCAACCTGTTTCCGCACATGACGGCCCTGGAAAACGTGATGCTTGCTCCGCGTCGGGTGCTGAAGAAAAGCGCCGCCGAATGCCGAGAGCTGGCGCAGCGCATGCTGGAGAAGGTGGGCTTAGGCGATCGCCTGGAATACTTCCCGTCAAGCCTCTCCGGCGGCCAGCAGCAGCGCGTGGCGATTGCCCGTGCGCTGGCGATGTCGCCAAAAGTTTTACTCTGTGACGAGATAACCTCGGCGCTCGATCCCGAACTGGTGGGCGAAGTGCTTAAAGTGCTGGAGCAGCTGGCGGCAGAGGGGATGACGCTGATCCTCGTGACCCATGAAATGAATTTTGCCCGCGAAGTGGGCGACCGCGTGGTGTTTATGCATCAGGGGAAAGTCTGGGAGCAGGGCGACAGCAAAACGCTGTTTGCCAACCCCCAGACCACGGAACTCAAACAGTTCATCTCCTCCGTGCGCGGCCTCAACGTTTAA
- a CDS encoding B12-binding domain-containing radical SAM protein yields the protein MSLVFFISAGQLKTKKGANVSNQRNMYLNYGLLSLATVVKNAGYSPLVFHGNFTSPAEFFEVVVVNGLLKTQCPIYISIPSYYALTWTNELTFLIKQKSKNKIIVGGRWVIDGDEDLLKAELPYVDEISPGLGENKIVTTLTGIIDDNDYSYLMLDYSLLHDRQYYQPSIEVSRGCGKGCLFCQEKDEPLKQLKPPELILKEYNKLLLDDELRTMTPYFEASLFSPTEEWLKALINVRKKYQKFFLWRAECRVDSLSKRIVPLMAEAGMGVIDLGLESASLEQLRKMNKSSRPENYLERASSLLRLCYEHKIKTKVNVMFYAGENDSSIAETRNWLNAHREYIYGVSCGVVSAFGWDCNKQGFIDELCQYGASVCPEESFLGVTNFHLSDALNFYQASNEAKKLSREFMTMEQFFSLKAFSYYPRNYMFEQFKNEINLEQGSYSFRCD from the coding sequence ATGAGTCTTGTATTTTTTATTTCTGCTGGACAGTTGAAAACAAAGAAAGGTGCAAATGTTTCTAATCAAAGAAATATGTACCTTAACTACGGGCTTCTTTCTTTAGCCACGGTTGTGAAAAATGCTGGTTATAGCCCCCTTGTTTTTCATGGTAACTTTACATCGCCAGCCGAATTCTTTGAAGTAGTAGTTGTCAATGGGCTACTAAAAACGCAGTGCCCGATTTATATATCCATACCGAGTTATTACGCCTTAACATGGACAAATGAGCTCACATTTCTAATTAAACAAAAAAGCAAAAATAAAATAATCGTTGGAGGGCGCTGGGTTATTGATGGCGATGAAGATCTTCTCAAAGCTGAACTTCCTTATGTGGATGAAATAAGTCCCGGCTTGGGTGAAAATAAGATTGTTACGACCCTCACAGGTATAATTGATGATAATGATTATAGTTATCTAATGCTTGATTATTCATTGCTACACGATCGTCAATATTATCAACCAAGTATTGAGGTATCGAGAGGGTGTGGAAAGGGGTGTTTGTTTTGCCAGGAAAAAGATGAGCCACTAAAACAACTAAAGCCACCTGAACTGATTTTGAAAGAATATAATAAGTTATTGCTAGATGATGAGCTTAGAACTATGACTCCTTATTTTGAAGCATCTCTTTTCTCGCCTACAGAAGAGTGGTTGAAAGCGCTAATTAATGTTCGAAAAAAATATCAAAAATTTTTCTTATGGCGAGCCGAATGCCGGGTCGATTCCCTGTCCAAAAGAATTGTTCCCCTAATGGCAGAGGCTGGCATGGGCGTAATAGATCTTGGGCTCGAGAGTGCTAGTCTGGAGCAATTACGCAAGATGAATAAATCATCAAGACCGGAGAATTATTTAGAACGAGCATCGAGCCTGTTAAGGCTCTGTTATGAGCATAAAATCAAAACAAAAGTAAATGTAATGTTTTATGCCGGGGAGAATGACTCCTCAATAGCTGAAACACGCAATTGGTTAAACGCACACAGAGAATATATTTACGGTGTTTCGTGTGGTGTGGTCTCCGCATTTGGCTGGGATTGCAACAAACAGGGATTTATTGATGAACTTTGCCAGTATGGTGCTTCTGTATGTCCTGAGGAGAGTTTTCTCGGGGTGACTAATTTCCATCTTAGTGATGCTTTGAATTTTTATCAGGCCTCGAATGAAGCAAAGAAACTTTCTAGAGAATTTATGACAATGGAGCAATTCTTCAGTTTAAAAGCATTCTCTTACTATCCGAGAAATTATATGTTTGAGCAGTTCAAAAATGAAATTAACCTTGAGCAAGGGAGTTATAGTTTCAGGTGTGATTAA
- a CDS encoding magnesium transporter → MSYAIHNQNPAFTDSAIAQYMNTDFIVLDISLSVALAREQFFEKLKDDDIPSHIFIEDHGRLAGMIAVRKLLQSSDTVQPVKTLMLSEFIQVKPEDERADVAGVLAHGSADVVPVVTHGKLVGCLTEREIAHLLEDDVTEDAQLQGATLPLEKPYLEISPYSLWKKRSVWLLLLFIAEAYTSSVIQHFEEALESAIALAFFIPLLIGTGGNSGTQITSTLVRAMALGEVHLRDVGRVLRKEMTTSLMIAATLGVAGCIRAWMMGIGMEITIIVSLTLICITLWSAIVSSVIPMVLKRCRIDPAVVSAPFIATLIDGTGLIIYFKIAQYTLGLE, encoded by the coding sequence ATGTCTTACGCGATTCATAATCAAAACCCGGCATTCACTGACAGCGCCATAGCGCAATATATGAATACCGATTTTATCGTCCTCGACATTTCATTATCCGTGGCGCTGGCGCGCGAACAATTTTTCGAAAAATTAAAAGACGATGATATTCCATCGCATATATTTATTGAAGATCATGGCCGTCTGGCAGGCATGATCGCGGTGCGAAAATTATTACAATCTTCTGACACGGTGCAGCCAGTTAAGACATTAATGCTCTCTGAGTTTATCCAGGTGAAACCGGAAGATGAACGCGCCGACGTCGCCGGAGTGCTGGCCCACGGCAGTGCGGATGTCGTGCCGGTCGTGACGCACGGCAAGCTGGTCGGCTGCCTTACCGAACGCGAAATTGCGCATTTGCTGGAAGATGACGTGACCGAAGATGCACAACTGCAGGGGGCAACGCTACCGCTGGAAAAGCCTTATCTGGAAATCAGCCCGTATAGCCTGTGGAAAAAACGCTCCGTCTGGCTGCTACTGCTGTTTATTGCGGAGGCCTATACCAGTTCGGTTATTCAGCATTTTGAAGAGGCGCTGGAATCCGCCATCGCGCTGGCGTTCTTTATTCCTCTGCTGATTGGCACCGGCGGTAACAGCGGGACGCAGATTACCTCCACCCTGGTGCGCGCCATGGCGCTGGGTGAAGTGCACCTGCGCGATGTCGGGCGCGTACTGCGTAAAGAGATGACCACCTCACTGATGATTGCCGCCACGCTGGGTGTCGCCGGGTGTATCCGCGCCTGGATGATGGGGATCGGAATGGAAATTACGATTATCGTTAGCCTGACGCTCATCTGTATTACGCTGTGGAGTGCGATTGTGTCGTCGGTTATTCCGATGGTGCTCAAGCGCTGTCGCATCGATCCTGCCGTGGTTTCCGCGCCCTTTATCGCGACACTTATCGACGGTACCGGGCTGATTATCTACTTCAAAATTGCCCAGTACACGCTGGGGCTGGAGTAA
- a CDS encoding amino acid ABC transporter permease has translation MAEHLDFSALWPYWPALLAGLGTTIQLTVMATIGGLAIGIVGAAIRSGRATWYSRMWGVYVEIIRNTPFVVQLFFIVFGLPNMGLKMTAGEAALLAMVVNLGAYSTEIIRAGIQVTPKGQWEAGRVLGLSHLQTFIRVVLPPSLQRIYPALVSQCIIVMLGSSVVSQVSYEELTFAANLIQSRTFLSFEVYLVTTAMYLALSITLRQLMMAAGRKWLGVQT, from the coding sequence ATGGCAGAACATCTTGATTTTTCTGCGCTCTGGCCGTACTGGCCGGCGCTGCTGGCGGGGCTTGGGACCACTATTCAACTGACGGTGATGGCGACCATTGGCGGGCTGGCGATAGGGATAGTCGGGGCGGCCATTCGCAGCGGACGGGCAACCTGGTATAGCCGGATGTGGGGCGTTTACGTGGAAATTATTCGTAACACGCCGTTTGTGGTGCAGCTATTTTTCATCGTTTTTGGCTTGCCCAACATGGGGCTGAAAATGACGGCGGGCGAGGCGGCGCTGCTGGCGATGGTGGTGAACCTGGGCGCCTACAGCACTGAAATCATCCGCGCGGGTATCCAGGTGACGCCAAAAGGGCAGTGGGAGGCCGGACGCGTGCTGGGGCTATCCCATCTACAGACCTTTATCCGCGTGGTGTTACCGCCTTCGCTGCAGCGTATTTACCCGGCGCTGGTGAGCCAGTGCATCATCGTGATGCTCGGCTCGTCGGTGGTGTCGCAGGTCTCGTATGAAGAGCTGACCTTTGCCGCCAACCTGATCCAGTCCAGAACCTTCCTGAGCTTTGAGGTGTATCTGGTGACGACCGCGATGTATTTGGCACTGTCAATCACCCTGCGTCAACTGATGATGGCGGCAGGACGCAAATGGCTCGGGGTACAGACATGA
- a CDS encoding pyridoxal-phosphate-dependent aminotransferase family protein, whose product MDIAQFPQINPPPRLLMGPGPINADPRVLRAMSSQLIGQYDPAMTHYMNEVMTLYRGVFCTENRWTMLVDGTSRAGIEAILVSAIRPGDNVLVPVFGRFGHLLCEIARRCRAKVHTIDVPWGEVFTPDQIEEAIKRVRPRLLFTVQGDTSTTMLQPLAELGEICRRYDVLFYTDATASLGGNALRTDAWGLDAVSAGMQKCLGGPSGTSPITLSSRMEEAIRRRKCVEEGIRTDAHRDGDDEMIYSNYFDLGMVMDYWGAERLNHHTEATSALFGARECARLILQEGLENGIARHKLHGDALLKGIQAMGLDTFGDLKHKMNNVLGVMIPQGVNGDQVRKLMLEGFGIEIGTSFGPLHGKVWRIGTMGYNARKDCVMTTLSALESVLNYLKFSTTQGAGMQAAWEHYASETAQ is encoded by the coding sequence ATGGATATCGCTCAGTTTCCGCAAATCAATCCGCCACCGCGCCTGCTGATGGGGCCAGGGCCAATCAACGCCGACCCGCGCGTGCTGCGCGCGATGTCGAGCCAGCTTATCGGTCAGTACGACCCGGCGATGACCCACTACATGAACGAGGTGATGACGCTCTATCGCGGGGTGTTCTGCACCGAAAACCGCTGGACAATGCTGGTGGATGGCACTTCCCGCGCGGGGATTGAAGCGATTCTGGTGTCGGCCATTCGCCCGGGTGACAACGTGCTGGTGCCGGTATTTGGCCGCTTCGGCCATCTGCTGTGCGAGATTGCCCGCCGGTGCCGGGCGAAAGTGCACACCATTGACGTGCCATGGGGCGAGGTGTTTACGCCGGACCAGATAGAAGAAGCCATCAAGCGTGTGCGTCCTCGTCTGCTGTTCACCGTGCAGGGAGATACCTCAACGACCATGCTGCAACCGCTGGCGGAACTCGGGGAGATTTGCCGCCGTTACGATGTGTTGTTTTATACCGATGCCACCGCCTCGCTTGGGGGCAACGCGCTCAGGACCGATGCCTGGGGGCTGGATGCGGTTTCCGCCGGGATGCAGAAATGCCTCGGCGGCCCGTCTGGTACCTCACCCATCACCCTGAGTTCACGGATGGAAGAGGCGATCCGCCGTCGCAAATGCGTCGAGGAGGGGATCCGCACCGATGCCCACCGCGACGGAGACGATGAGATGATTTATTCCAACTATTTCGACCTCGGTATGGTGATGGACTACTGGGGGGCTGAGCGTCTGAATCATCATACCGAAGCCACCAGCGCGCTGTTTGGCGCCCGGGAATGCGCGCGTCTGATCCTGCAGGAAGGGCTGGAGAACGGTATTGCCCGCCATAAGCTGCACGGCGACGCGCTACTAAAAGGCATTCAGGCGATGGGGCTAGACACGTTTGGCGACCTGAAACACAAAATGAACAACGTCCTTGGCGTGATGATCCCCCAGGGGGTGAACGGCGACCAGGTGCGTAAGCTAATGCTGGAGGGTTTCGGTATCGAAATCGGGACCTCGTTTGGCCCGCTGCACGGCAAAGTGTGGCGCATTGGCACCATGGGCTACAACGCCCGTAAAGACTGCGTGATGACTACCCTGAGTGCGCTGGAATCGGTACTGAATTACCTGAAATTTAGCACCACCCAGGGGGCCGGGATGCAGGCCGCGTGGGAACACTATGCAAGCGAGACGGCACAATGA